The Deltaproteobacteria bacterium DNA window CTTGTAGACTCTGGAGTTGCCGTTTTTTCCGAAATTGCTGCCACAGAGGAGCAAATTCCGGCCCGGTAAGGGAAAAGTGACAATAAGTGACCGGCGGTCCGCGGTCCAATTCCGGGGTGGCCAGATGCATCATGGCCCCGGCTTCCTGGTACTCATGGGCGATCAGCTCCCACATCACTTGCTGCCAAGTGCCGATGGGACCGCCGGGGAGGCCGGGGTGCAGGTTGAGGCATAAAAATGTCGAACATAATCTGTGGCTTAAGACCAGCATGTAGCCCGCCAGAACCACTATCCGAGCCTCATAGCCCTGCAGGCGCTCGATGACCCCCAAGTCATAATTTTTTCGGACTTTTTCCAGATCCGGAGCCCGGCGGCGAATTTTTTCCCTTAAATTCCGGGAAGAGTAGGTGACCAGCGGCAGGTGCCGTGCCTCTACT harbors:
- a CDS encoding formyl transferase, with amino-acid sequence MLSFGWFSSGRDQAAIDLLAATHDHMASGFIPGQIAYVFCDREPGETPAVDRFRAAVEARHLPLVTYSSRNLREKIRRRAPDLEKVRKNYDLGVIERLQGYEARIVVLAGYMLVLSHRLCSTFLCLNLHPGLPGGPIGTWQQVMWELIAHEYQEAGAMMHLATPELDRGPPVTYCHFSLTGPEFAPLWQQFRKKRQLQSLQEIIHQEGEAEPLFARLRAEELRREFPLILLTLKNLAEGRLVLTTQGVQSQGKLKPQGICLTGQVEAYLAGRLNP